A single genomic interval of Limisphaerales bacterium harbors:
- a CDS encoding VCBS repeat-containing protein, which produces RFRLQGKDGQLGPELQFRMPKLRSFHAEDLDADGRAELISIAQQSGRVTVHHLATHAPEALAGELKRGQLELLSLPKTAKSKRGRTWADVNGDGRTDLIYADPEGSQLVLQTQTERGTFASPRRFPCLSGITQIAVADWNGDGRPEIFVLSADEKQAGMTRLEKNGRMPFPEPIDTDEHRPLALAVGQLAPGNKPVLALVVEKDGARQLQMHQPGVPMATQRLNKDYKANPSIVAFHDMDQDGRNDLLLLAPFEKIKVLVNRADNDFEEVDVAPPGGTLDKPILNTADVDGDGKAELLLAQRNFLRAVKLEKQNDTWRLRVNDQINGAGTDSRLRTAVALPAGGGKTALLLLDTARKELTVCERDRTGVWQPTQHLPLPTVDFADAQPISIGSKTANALAFTGVNQAAWLAFTGSTWKLEERAHYETPLKDAELRDVVCGDLTGNGRKDFVFLETAKNHLDLAAWDAPGKVLPAIRWRVFEQRSFRGLGGGVEPREAVIADFDGDGRNDLAVLVHDRVLLYTQEN; this is translated from the coding sequence TTCGGTTTCGATTGCAGGGCAAAGACGGGCAACTCGGGCCGGAGCTGCAGTTTCGGATGCCCAAGCTGCGCAGCTTCCACGCGGAAGATTTGGACGCCGATGGCCGCGCGGAGTTGATTTCCATTGCTCAACAATCCGGACGCGTGACGGTGCATCATCTCGCCACGCACGCGCCCGAAGCACTCGCGGGCGAACTCAAGCGTGGCCAGCTCGAACTGCTTTCCCTGCCCAAAACCGCCAAGAGCAAGCGCGGCCGCACGTGGGCGGATGTGAATGGCGATGGCCGCACGGATTTGATTTATGCCGATCCAGAGGGCAGCCAGCTCGTGCTGCAGACGCAAACCGAACGCGGCACATTTGCCAGTCCACGCCGATTCCCCTGCCTCAGCGGCATCACGCAGATTGCGGTGGCGGATTGGAATGGCGACGGCCGTCCGGAAATTTTTGTGCTCAGTGCAGATGAAAAACAGGCGGGCATGACGCGTCTGGAAAAGAATGGCCGCATGCCTTTCCCCGAGCCGATCGATACCGATGAGCATCGCCCGCTGGCACTCGCGGTGGGGCAGCTCGCGCCCGGCAACAAACCGGTGCTGGCGTTGGTGGTGGAAAAAGACGGCGCGCGCCAACTGCAAATGCACCAACCGGGCGTGCCCATGGCGACCCAGAGATTAAACAAAGATTACAAAGCCAATCCGTCCATCGTGGCGTTTCACGATATGGATCAGGATGGCCGGAATGATTTGTTACTGCTGGCGCCGTTTGAAAAAATCAAGGTTCTGGTGAATCGCGCGGACAACGATTTTGAAGAGGTGGATGTGGCCCCGCCGGGAGGCACGCTGGATAAACCCATTTTAAATACAGCAGATGTGGACGGCGACGGCAAAGCGGAATTGCTGTTGGCGCAGCGGAATTTTTTGCGGGCGGTGAAGCTGGAAAAACAAAACGACACATGGCGGCTGCGCGTGAACGATCAAATCAACGGCGCGGGCACGGACTCGCGCCTGCGCACGGCCGTGGCGCTACCCGCAGGCGGAGGCAAGACCGCGCTGCTGTTACTGGACACCGCGCGCAAGGAGCTGACCGTGTGCGAGCGTGACCGCACGGGTGTGTGGCAGCCGACGCAGCATTTGCCGCTGCCCACGGTGGATTTCGCCGATGCCCAACCCATTTCGATCGGCAGCAAAACCGCCAATGCACTGGCGTTCACCGGAGTGAATCAGGCGGCGTGGCTGGCCTTCACCGGCAGCACTTGGAAGCTGGAGGAACGCGCCCATTACGAAACACCGCTAAAGGACGCGGAGCTACGCGATGTGGTATGCGGCGATCTCACGGGTAATGGCCGGAAGGATTTTGTGTTTTTGGAAACCGCCAAAAATCATTTGGACCTCGCGGCGTGGGATGCGCCGGGCAAAGTGCTGCCGGCGATTCGCTGGCGGGTGTTTGAGCAACGCTCATTCCGCGGCCTCGGCGGTGGGGTGGAACCGCGCGAAGCAGTGATCGCCGATTTTGACGGCGACGGGCGCAATGACCTCGCGGTGTTGGTGCACGATCGGGTGCTGCTTTATACGCAGGAGAATTAA
- a CDS encoding trypsin-like peptidase domain-containing protein, translating into MDIGYTVLTLNRAQVQRIERTGAPVAQTVAKAKGLYTVAAKPPPLRPVKQLVEALGKSVVQVKTPGGLGSGFIIREDGHLITNFHVIEGETRISVEVYHQRDGQLERKTYRKVRIVAMNKFADLALLHITDQDAPKFNAVPLAADPAQLEVGERVFAIGSPLGLERTVTEGIVSTRKRQMEGALYLQTSTPINPGNSGGPLFNLRGEVVGVTNMKISSGENLGFAIPVDRVMHFLQNRDAYAYDNDNPSNAYRYLPPPRKPHKTPTAP; encoded by the coding sequence GTGGATATCGGGTACACGGTACTCACGCTTAATCGCGCCCAGGTGCAGCGCATCGAGCGCACCGGCGCGCCGGTGGCACAAACCGTGGCTAAGGCCAAGGGGCTTTACACCGTGGCCGCCAAGCCACCGCCGCTGCGTCCGGTGAAGCAGCTTGTTGAGGCGCTCGGCAAATCGGTGGTGCAGGTGAAAACGCCGGGTGGATTGGGCTCGGGGTTTATCATTCGCGAGGATGGCCATTTGATCACGAATTTTCACGTCATCGAAGGCGAGACGCGGATCTCGGTGGAGGTGTATCATCAGCGCGACGGCCAGCTCGAGCGCAAAACGTATCGCAAGGTGCGCATCGTGGCGATGAACAAGTTTGCCGATCTCGCGCTGCTGCATATCACGGATCAAGACGCACCGAAATTCAACGCCGTGCCACTCGCGGCCGATCCCGCGCAACTGGAAGTGGGCGAGCGCGTGTTCGCCATCGGCAGCCCATTGGGGCTCGAGCGCACGGTCACCGAAGGCATCGTGAGCACCCGTAAACGCCAAATGGAAGGGGCGCTTTATCTCCAAACCTCCACGCCCATCAACCCGGGCAATAGCGGCGGGCCGCTTTTTAATCTGCGGGGCGAAGTGGTGGGCGTTACCAATATGAAAATCTCCAGCGGCGAAAATCTTGGTTTTGCCATCCCGGTGGATCGGGTGATGCATTTCCTGCAAAATCGTGATGCCTACGCCTATGATAATGATAACCCCAGCAACGCCTATCGCTATTTGCCGCCTCCGCGCAAGCCGCACAAAACCCCGACGGCACCTTAA
- a CDS encoding molybdenum cofactor guanylyltransferase yields the protein MKMECVILAGGGSTRMGRAKAGMRLGRSTLLGHARTLAAELGLPCRVQSRDDTPGQGPLGGVVTALCRARAKGTERILFLGCDMPFLTAEFTRRILAVEAEAVFASVKGTVGFPFMLSPGVLPKVEAQLAAGRRSLQRLATRLRARRIRVLAAEAAQLQNLNTPADLIAARKTVTCLGRHV from the coding sequence ATGAAAATGGAGTGCGTCATTCTCGCCGGCGGCGGCAGCACCCGAATGGGCCGCGCCAAAGCAGGGATGCGGCTGGGGCGGAGCACGTTGCTCGGCCACGCCCGCACGCTGGCGGCGGAGCTGGGCTTGCCGTGCCGCGTTCAATCCCGCGACGACACCCCGGGCCAAGGCCCGCTGGGCGGCGTGGTCACGGCGTTGTGCCGGGCACGGGCGAAGGGTACAGAAAGGATTTTGTTTCTCGGCTGCGATATGCCTTTTCTAACCGCTGAATTTACGAGGCGTATTTTGGCCGTGGAAGCGGAGGCGGTGTTTGCGTCGGTGAAGGGCACGGTGGGATTTCCATTTATGCTGTCGCCCGGCGTGCTGCCGAAGGTGGAGGCGCAATTGGCGGCGGGGCGGCGCTCGTTGCAACGGCTGGCCACCCGGCTGCGGGCGCGGCGCATTCGGGTGCTTGCAGCCGAGGCGGCGCAGTTGCAAAATCTTAATACGCCCGCGGACCTCATTGCTGCTCGTAAAACTGTGACTTGCCTTGGGCGGCACGTTTGA
- the rpsB gene encoding 30S ribosomal protein S2 has translation MISIGIKELLEAGVHFGHQTRRWNPKMKPYIFRAQNGIHVINLDKTLELLNAACDFMATQVRSGGKVLFVGTKKQAQSAIRDVAEATGQPCITERWLGGTLTNLKTVKQSLKKLQHIEAMEADGSITGYVKQEQARFRRQKMRLLKNLGGIRDMEGLPDAIFIIDLKREHNAVAEARKLKIPIVAIVDTNCDPDIVDYPIPGNDDAIRSVKIFLDTATEVIAAARAERLAKTNEEEAAKAAPVAEAESPANDTAETPAETPAEAEAAEPVAEPKAEAEAATAEA, from the coding sequence ATGATTAGCATTGGCATCAAGGAATTGCTCGAGGCAGGCGTCCATTTCGGACACCAAACACGGCGTTGGAACCCCAAAATGAAGCCCTATATTTTCCGGGCGCAAAACGGCATCCACGTCATCAACCTCGATAAAACGCTCGAACTACTCAACGCCGCCTGCGATTTTATGGCCACCCAAGTGCGCAGCGGCGGCAAGGTGCTGTTTGTCGGCACCAAAAAACAGGCACAATCAGCCATCCGGGACGTCGCCGAAGCCACCGGCCAGCCGTGCATCACCGAGCGTTGGCTCGGCGGCACGCTCACCAATCTCAAAACCGTCAAGCAATCCCTCAAGAAACTCCAGCACATCGAGGCCATGGAGGCCGACGGCAGCATCACCGGCTATGTAAAGCAGGAACAAGCCCGTTTCCGCCGGCAAAAAATGCGTCTGCTCAAAAACCTCGGCGGCATCCGCGATATGGAAGGCTTGCCGGACGCGATTTTCATTATCGATCTCAAGCGCGAACATAACGCTGTGGCCGAAGCCCGCAAATTGAAAATCCCAATCGTGGCCATCGTAGATACCAACTGCGATCCGGACATCGTCGATTACCCCATCCCCGGCAACGACGATGCCATTCGTTCTGTGAAAATCTTCCTCGATACCGCCACGGAAGTGATTGCCGCAGCCCGTGCCGAACGCCTCGCCAAAACCAACGAAGAAGAAGCCGCCAAGGCTGCACCCGTTGCCGAAGCAGAATCACCGGCCAATGACACTGCCGAAACTCCTGCTGAAACACCCGCCGAAGCCGAGGCCGCCGAGCCCGTGGCTGAACCCAAGGCCGAAGCCGAAGCTGCCACTGCCGAGGCTTAA
- the tsf gene encoding translation elongation factor Ts, giving the protein MADITVAQISKLRQQTSAGMMDCKKALTESGGDHEGAVDWLRKKGTATAEKKSSRATSEGIISHQILPGAKAGILVEVNCETDFVGKNESFQTLCADFAQSLLEDPHTDLEARRTTAVAEVGENIVIQRHARLEVEGHGAVAAYIHHGAKVGVLVQVSTGKEASAESEEFKSLLRDITLQIAAASPEAVDRSSIDPALIAKEKEIAAEQFKDKPAQAIEKIVEGKLEKHFATVCLVDQAFVKQGDLAVKDHIAATAKALDDTISVDAFLRYQVGETQE; this is encoded by the coding sequence ATGGCTGATATTACCGTAGCCCAAATTAGTAAACTCCGACAACAAACCAGCGCCGGCATGATGGATTGCAAAAAAGCGCTCACCGAAAGTGGCGGCGACCACGAGGGTGCCGTCGATTGGCTCCGCAAAAAAGGCACCGCCACCGCCGAGAAAAAATCCAGCCGCGCCACGTCCGAAGGCATCATTTCCCATCAAATATTGCCCGGCGCCAAAGCCGGCATTTTGGTGGAAGTAAATTGCGAAACAGATTTTGTTGGCAAAAATGAATCCTTCCAAACGCTCTGCGCCGACTTTGCGCAATCCTTGCTGGAAGATCCCCATACCGACCTCGAAGCACGCCGCACCACCGCCGTGGCTGAGGTGGGCGAAAACATCGTCATCCAACGCCACGCCCGCCTCGAAGTGGAAGGTCACGGCGCAGTCGCCGCGTACATTCACCACGGCGCAAAAGTCGGTGTACTCGTCCAAGTCAGCACCGGAAAAGAAGCCTCTGCCGAGAGCGAAGAGTTCAAATCATTGCTGCGCGACATCACACTGCAAATCGCTGCCGCCAGCCCTGAAGCAGTCGATCGGTCCAGCATTGACCCCGCCCTCATCGCGAAAGAAAAAGAAATCGCCGCCGAGCAATTCAAGGACAAGCCCGCGCAAGCGATTGAAAAAATCGTGGAAGGCAAGCTGGAGAAACATTTCGCCACAGTCTGCCTCGTGGATCAGGCATTTGTGAAACAAGGCGACCTCGCCGTGAAAGATCACATCGCCGCCACCGCCAAGGCGCTGGACGACACCATCTCCGTAGACGCATTCCTCCGCTATCAAGTCGGCGAGACGCAGGAATAA
- a CDS encoding UMP kinase, translated as MTKTAKPKPKYKRILLKLSGEALGGDQGYGICPETVASMARQIAELRELGVQVVIVVGGGNIFRGLEGADHGIDRATGDYMGMLATIINALALQNSLEHHKVETRVQTAIEMSEVAEPFISRRAIRHLEKGRVVIFGGGTGNPYFSTDTAAALRANEIGADIILKATQVDGIYDSDPEKNPKAKRYKEITYLEALQKQLRIMDSAAFSLCLDNSMPIIVFDLFKPHNIRNVVLGKKIGTLVHA; from the coding sequence GTGACAAAAACAGCCAAACCCAAGCCGAAATACAAACGCATCCTCCTCAAACTTTCCGGCGAAGCCCTCGGCGGAGATCAGGGCTACGGCATTTGCCCCGAAACCGTCGCCAGCATGGCCCGCCAAATCGCCGAACTGCGTGAGTTGGGCGTCCAAGTCGTCATCGTCGTCGGCGGCGGCAACATCTTCCGCGGTCTCGAAGGCGCCGACCACGGCATCGACCGCGCCACCGGCGATTATATGGGCATGCTCGCCACCATCATCAACGCCCTCGCCCTGCAAAATTCACTCGAACATCACAAAGTAGAAACCCGCGTGCAAACTGCCATTGAAATGAGCGAAGTGGCCGAGCCCTTCATCAGCCGCCGCGCCATCCGCCACCTCGAGAAAGGCCGCGTCGTCATCTTCGGCGGCGGCACCGGTAACCCCTATTTTTCCACCGACACCGCCGCCGCCCTGCGCGCCAACGAGATCGGCGCCGACATCATCCTCAAAGCCACTCAAGTCGACGGCATTTACGACAGCGACCCCGAGAAAAATCCCAAAGCCAAACGCTACAAAGAAATCACCTACCTCGAAGCCCTTCAAAAACAACTGCGCATTATGGATTCTGCCGCCTTCTCCCTGTGCCTTGACAACTCTATGCCCATCATCGTCTTCGACCTCTTCAAACCCCACAACATCCGCAACGTCGTCCTCGGCAAAAAAATCGGCACCCTCGTCCACGCCTAA
- the frr gene encoding ribosome recycling factor, which produces MPVDDALLTAEEKMQKTEEVVQHEFSGVRTGKASPALVENILVEAYEGSQMRLRELAAITTPETRMLVIQPWDASTVHPIDKAIQAANLGFNPSIDGKIIRITLPELSTERRQEFVKTVKKMTEDARVAVRHVRRDTLQGLKDERKNGDITEDDLSFAEKEVQKLTDDYIKKIDAHLVHKEEEIMKV; this is translated from the coding sequence ATGCCAGTTGATGACGCTCTCCTCACTGCGGAGGAAAAAATGCAGAAGACAGAAGAAGTGGTGCAACACGAATTTTCTGGCGTGCGCACCGGCAAAGCTTCGCCCGCGCTTGTGGAAAATATTCTCGTAGAAGCCTACGAAGGCAGCCAAATGCGACTGCGCGAACTGGCCGCCATCACCACGCCGGAGACGCGGATGCTTGTCATCCAGCCATGGGATGCCTCCACCGTGCATCCCATCGACAAAGCCATCCAAGCCGCTAACCTTGGTTTCAATCCATCCATCGACGGAAAAATCATTCGCATCACTCTGCCCGAGTTGAGCACCGAACGTCGGCAGGAATTTGTGAAGACCGTCAAAAAAATGACCGAGGACGCCCGCGTCGCCGTTCGTCACGTTCGGCGCGACACGCTTCAAGGGCTGAAGGATGAGCGGAAAAATGGCGACATCACCGAAGACGATTTGTCGTTTGCCGAAAAGGAAGTGCAAAAGCTCACCGACGATTACATCAAAAAAATCGACGCCCACCTCGTCCACAAAGAAGAAGAAATCATGAAGGTCTGA
- a CDS encoding YlbF family regulator: METETPTPEAAQDAEPQTCLDLKPIAKGTNQLCEAIVGQEGFSELYKKIDGFINDEKLKYEYSTLNERGALLQQKQQAGVEIPENEIAEFEKLRDEFMANPVATQFLEAQEEVQQVQDRIHQVIAKTFEVGHVPQSEDFDFCSDGFGNCGCE, from the coding sequence ATGGAAACTGAAACACCCACCCCCGAAGCCGCCCAAGACGCTGAGCCGCAAACCTGCCTTGATCTCAAGCCCATCGCGAAGGGCACCAATCAACTTTGCGAAGCCATCGTGGGGCAGGAAGGCTTCTCCGAATTATACAAAAAAATCGACGGCTTCATCAACGACGAGAAACTCAAGTACGAGTACAGCACGCTCAACGAGCGCGGCGCGTTGCTGCAGCAAAAGCAACAAGCGGGAGTTGAGATTCCAGAAAACGAAATCGCCGAATTTGAAAAACTACGCGACGAATTCATGGCCAACCCCGTGGCCACCCAGTTCCTCGAAGCGCAGGAAGAAGTGCAACAAGTGCAGGATCGCATCCATCAAGTAATCGCCAAAACCTTCGAAGTTGGCCACGTGCCGCAGTCCGAAGATTTCGATTTCTGCAGCGACGGATTCGGCAATTGTGGCTGCGAATAA
- a CDS encoding sugar phosphate isomerase/epimerase — MDFSRRSFLATTALAGTAFAADPFKRHGAANLRLSLAAYSFRTFFRDQKTGTRKVEKNAMDMPRFIDFCADHGCDGTELTSYFFKKPVTRDDLVALRRRAFLRGLEISGTAVGNNFSLPKGDARTAQLAYVKQWIDHAAVLGAPHIRVFAGRETKGITRAQADQWAIECLRECCDYAAKHGIFLGIENHDSIGDAKSLIDFVKAVDHPWFGVNLDSGNFRTANPYEDFATAAPYAVNVQLKVELKVAGKKTPADLPRFIELLNQARYQGYIALEYEAAENPYEAIPPLLKKLSGMAG, encoded by the coding sequence ATGGATTTCTCGCGCCGCAGTTTTCTAGCCACCACCGCCCTCGCCGGCACCGCCTTCGCGGCGGATCCGTTCAAGCGCCACGGCGCGGCCAATCTCCGACTGAGTCTTGCCGCGTATTCCTTCCGCACCTTTTTCCGCGACCAAAAAACCGGCACGCGCAAAGTGGAAAAGAACGCGATGGATATGCCGCGCTTCATCGATTTCTGTGCAGACCACGGTTGTGATGGCACGGAGTTGACCAGCTACTTTTTCAAAAAACCCGTCACGCGCGATGATCTCGTGGCACTGCGACGGCGCGCGTTTCTGCGCGGCTTGGAAATCAGCGGCACCGCCGTCGGCAATAATTTTTCCCTGCCCAAAGGCGACGCGCGCACCGCGCAACTTGCTTACGTAAAACAGTGGATTGACCACGCCGCCGTGCTCGGTGCGCCACACATTCGTGTGTTCGCCGGACGCGAAACCAAAGGCATCACCCGCGCCCAGGCCGATCAATGGGCTATCGAATGCCTGCGCGAATGTTGCGATTACGCGGCCAAACACGGAATCTTTTTGGGCATCGAAAACCACGACAGCATCGGCGACGCCAAAAGCCTCATCGATTTTGTGAAAGCCGTGGATCACCCGTGGTTTGGCGTGAACCTCGACAGCGGCAACTTCCGCACCGCCAATCCCTATGAAGATTTTGCCACCGCCGCGCCTTACGCGGTGAACGTGCAACTCAAGGTGGAATTAAAAGTCGCCGGCAAAAAAACACCCGCCGACCTCCCGCGCTTCATCGAACTCCTTAACCAAGCCAGGTACCAAGGCTACATCGCGCTGGAATATGAGGCCGCCGAAAACCCTTACGAAGCCATCCCTCCGCTATTGAAAAAACTGTCGGGAATGGCGGGCTGA
- a CDS encoding S9 family peptidase, translated as MSLRAVIFVLTCLFFGQAQAQQKYLEPPEAAKELFASRPMPRVSLSPDQRHLLVAEEFRFRRIEEMAQREVALAGVRINPFNNGPPHPDYFFQLTLKELSTGKTIPVQLPNAARRVSLPVWSPDGKKFAFLQYGHTTVALWVGELGHAPRAIPGVRLNATLGRSFQWMPDSQNLLCLAVPDARGPAPTPPRAPAGPVVQETGPRETPVLTYPDLLQNEHDEKLFDYYLTSQLVLVDSRTSRLKSLGRPSIFARYDVSPDGRYVLVERVHPPYSYQAPIQFFPRSIEVWDPRGEVKKVDIRPATEDVSTGGVPVQPRGHHWRPTSSPVSIVWVEALDGGDPKREVKFRDRVMMLEAPFNGRPKVVTRLSHRFSKIYWGETRNVALVREYESGRNWHRTWLVDPDNPDIPDRLLWNHAAAERYEHPGHPLIRQLLNGKRAMRVHNRSIFLNGNGASPEGDRPFLDKLNLNTFDRTPLFKCAEDSYETVVALLNDDGTEFVTRFETPEEHPNYFQRALGEPGRAPLTAFKDPAESLREVKKRLLTYTREDGVKLSCLLHLPPDYDLEDPERPVLPTILWAYPREYAGGAVAGQVVNSPHRFTSFAGASPRFLALEGYAVLDQVAMPVVGELGVGAANDTFVEQIVANAEAAIAAVVDMGVCDERRVGVGGHSYGAFMAVMLLANSDLFRAGVARSGAYNRTLTPFGFQNERRTLWQAPQVYLEMSPLLAVPKIRDPLLLIHGEKDNNPATTPEQSKRLYHAIKGNGGKARIVMLPHESHTYRARKSVGHTLAEMVAWYDKHVKGESSEVGGK; from the coding sequence GTGAGCCTACGCGCCGTCATTTTCGTCCTGACTTGCCTGTTTTTCGGGCAGGCACAGGCGCAGCAGAAATATCTCGAACCGCCCGAGGCGGCGAAGGAACTGTTTGCCTCGCGCCCAATGCCGCGCGTCTCACTCAGCCCGGATCAGCGGCATTTGCTGGTGGCGGAGGAGTTTCGGTTTCGGCGCATTGAGGAAATGGCGCAGCGCGAAGTGGCGCTGGCGGGCGTACGGATTAATCCCTTCAACAACGGCCCGCCGCATCCGGATTATTTTTTTCAACTCACATTGAAGGAACTTTCCACGGGCAAGACAATTCCTGTTCAACTGCCCAATGCCGCTCGGCGAGTGAGTCTTCCGGTGTGGTCGCCGGATGGAAAAAAATTCGCCTTTTTGCAATACGGCCATACGACGGTTGCGCTTTGGGTGGGTGAGTTGGGGCACGCGCCGCGTGCTATCCCCGGGGTGAGGCTCAATGCCACTTTGGGCCGCTCATTCCAATGGATGCCAGACAGCCAAAATCTGCTGTGCCTCGCGGTGCCGGATGCACGCGGTCCTGCTCCCACACCGCCGCGCGCACCCGCCGGGCCGGTGGTGCAGGAAACCGGCCCACGCGAAACTCCGGTGCTGACTTATCCGGATTTGCTCCAAAATGAACACGACGAAAAGCTCTTTGATTATTATTTGACCTCGCAATTGGTGTTGGTGGATTCGCGCACCTCCCGTCTTAAATCCTTGGGGCGGCCTTCGATTTTCGCGCGGTACGATGTCTCGCCCGATGGCCGGTACGTTTTGGTGGAGCGTGTGCATCCGCCTTATTCGTATCAGGCGCCAATTCAGTTTTTCCCACGCAGCATTGAGGTGTGGGATCCACGTGGCGAGGTGAAGAAGGTGGATATCCGGCCCGCCACCGAAGATGTGAGCACCGGCGGCGTTCCCGTGCAGCCGCGCGGGCATCACTGGCGTCCCACCAGTTCGCCGGTATCCATTGTGTGGGTGGAGGCGCTTGATGGGGGTGATCCGAAACGCGAGGTGAAATTTCGTGACCGTGTAATGATGCTCGAAGCGCCATTCAATGGTCGGCCCAAAGTCGTGACGCGGCTGAGCCATCGGTTTTCAAAAATTTACTGGGGCGAAACCCGTAATGTCGCGTTGGTACGTGAGTACGAAAGCGGCCGCAATTGGCATCGCACCTGGCTGGTGGATCCGGATAACCCGGACATCCCCGACCGCCTCCTGTGGAACCACGCCGCCGCTGAGCGTTACGAGCATCCTGGCCATCCGCTCATACGGCAGTTACTCAATGGCAAGCGAGCGATGCGCGTGCATAACCGCTCGATTTTTCTTAATGGCAACGGCGCATCCCCCGAGGGGGACCGGCCGTTTCTTGACAAGCTGAATCTTAATACTTTCGACCGCACACCACTTTTTAAGTGCGCGGAGGATAGCTACGAGACGGTGGTGGCGTTGTTAAACGATGATGGCACGGAATTTGTGACACGTTTTGAGACGCCCGAAGAGCATCCGAATTATTTCCAGCGCGCGCTGGGGGAGCCCGGCCGCGCGCCGCTCACAGCCTTCAAGGATCCGGCTGAGTCACTGCGCGAAGTGAAAAAGCGGCTGCTCACATACACGCGTGAGGACGGCGTGAAACTTTCCTGTCTGCTGCATTTGCCGCCGGATTATGATTTGGAAGACCCCGAACGGCCGGTGTTGCCGACAATTCTGTGGGCGTACCCGCGAGAATACGCCGGTGGCGCGGTGGCGGGGCAAGTGGTCAACTCACCCCATCGGTTCACCAGCTTCGCCGGTGCCTCGCCGCGCTTCCTCGCGCTGGAAGGCTACGCGGTGCTTGACCAAGTAGCGATGCCGGTGGTGGGCGAGTTGGGTGTGGGCGCAGCGAATGACACTTTTGTGGAACAAATTGTCGCCAACGCCGAGGCTGCGATTGCCGCGGTGGTGGATATGGGCGTGTGCGATGAACGCCGTGTGGGCGTGGGCGGGCACAGTTACGGCGCGTTTATGGCGGTGATGTTGCTGGCCAATAGCGATCTCTTTCGCGCCGGCGTGGCGCGCAGTGGCGCATACAATCGCACGCTTACTCCGTTTGGATTTCAAAACGAACGCCGCACGTTGTGGCAGGCCCCGCAGGTTTATCTGGAAATGTCGCCGTTGCTTGCTGTTCCGAAAATCCGCGATCCGTTGCTGTTAATTCACGGTGAAAAAGACAACAACCCCGCTACCACACCGGAGCAAAGCAAACGGTTGTACCACGCCATCAAAGGCAATGGCGGCAAGGCACGCATCGTGATGCTGCCGCACGAATCACACACCTATCGCGCCCGGAAAAGCGTGGGCCACACGCTGGCCGAAATGGTTGCGTGGTACGACAAACACGTGAAGGGCGAAAGCTCCGAAGTGGGTGGGAAATAA